The DNA segment GAGGGAGCGGTGTAAAGCATGCCTTTACAGAGATTGGACTCTGGAGAAGTGGTAACTTGTTCTGTGGAGTGACGAATCACGCTTTCTCTGTCTGGCAGTCTGATGGACGAGTCAGAGTTTGGCGAATGCCAGGAGAACCTTACCTTCCTGTCTGCATTGTGCCAACTGTAAAGTTTGGTTGAGGAGGGATAATACCATGGGGTTGTTTTTCAGGGGTTGGCCTAGGCCCCTCAATCCCAGTGAAGGGAAATCTTAATGCTTCAGCTTACCAAGACATTTTGGACAATTCTATGCTTCCAACTTTGTGCCCCAGTGCACAAAGCAAGGTCCATAAAGGCAAGGTTGGGCGAGTTTAGTGTGGAAGAGCCCTGACCTCTACCCCATCGAACACCTTTGGGCTGCCAAAGGGGGGACCAACTCCATATTAATGCCAATGAATTTAGAATGGGATGTCATATAAGCTCCTCCCAATACTTTTGTCAATATAGTGGATCTGGTTTATATTAATATCCAAAATCCATATAGATATGCTTTATCTACTCCTGGTTTTCTATTTGCCCTCTCATCCTGGTCTGGATGAATCCTCACCTCACTGAAACCCAGGCCGCAGTGTCTCCGGTTCCGGCCGGACAGTTTCCCATCCATGCCCTGCTGGTACTGCATCTCCAGCTGCTCGTTCATCTTCCTATCTTCCTGCCCTGCAGAGGAGACACCAGTCACAGCAGGCACACCCAGCCATTACAGGCCTATCCATGCATGGATAGATCTGTACGGCGGATGTGTAGTGGGAGAGCCGGGTTAATTGCACTGGGTTTAAGGATGAGGCAGCATGGGTAAGTGCATGCCACTTACCCATGGACAGTAGTTTGAGTTTGGACACATTTTTacttgaaaacaacaaataaagccTTTTACAAATGGAGCTTACCACTACGGAACTGGGAAGTAGACTTGTGGTCACCAATGATGAGGCGTCCTGTGTGTTCTTTCTGTAGAAGAGAAACATTCAATTTTCATCGGTCACAACTTCTCCAAAGGTTATAGCGACTATAACAAActaaagaaacattttattcatttaatcgATGATGTGAACTGAATTCAAAGTGATGTAAAACAAACCTTGCCCGCGCCCATCAACCGTAGGaacttctgtttcctctcattgCTTCCCAGATCCGCTGCTGACCACTGGGTAGATCCATCCTGCCAAGGAGAGACAAGAAGAGTCAACAATTCCACCAAAAACAGGGCGCTCAGGAATTTACAGTTAAATTATATGTAAATTACATATATACACTATTTTTACATTGCAGTGCAGGCTGTCTTCTAACCAACAGGGCTACTCATCCAGTTCCCCTCTGACGTCTCACACTGCATGGATGAACAAGTGACACCGTGACCGCTGGAGCAAGAGGAGGTTACTATCTTCTATTGGAGGTATGTTTGatcatatttatctttatttaaagtggAACTGTCAAATATCTGAAGGGTTAAGCTCATTAAAAGAGTCACTAAAGTCATGGAAGAAAAAGATCTTGAAGAAAATGAGACCATGAAGCGTCAAATTCAGACATTTGTAAAGAAGTAGAgaagtaaacaaacactgaaattaGCTTTAGCTAGCTGTTCCTGCTAACCTGTGTGGTTGGTAAAGACACATGTAACCAGGGCAGTGACCTGTatcttatttaaaatatattttaggaATTAGCACAAATAAGACGTGAAACATTTTgcacacattatacattttacTGTTAAACCCGtgttaatgcttttatttacaACTGTGTGCATAATGTAAGTAATGTAGTAAATGGCAAATAATATGTAAGATCCAGTCATTATTCATTGCTATAAAAACACTCTAACGGTTCATCGTAAATCGACTTGACTCTATCTAATACAATGTGTGATATGTTCAGTGCATTAAAGTTTTTAACCAACTTGAATAATTAGTAAACTTTGTCCAGGACCAAAAAAGGAACGTGGTCAGGTTTCAAGGTAAAGCTCCGACGTTAGCAAACATGCTAACACGATGCTAGCCTCGTCTAAGAAACTCGCAGCTTTTTTCTGCGGATCATTCACAGTTCTCACAGTTTCACTCACTTCATCTGGAGAAGCGGGTCGTTTGGTTCCGTGTCTGCCCTCCGGGGAACTCATGGTGAACGAAAGcttcagtaaaatgtcaataaaacacCATATCACCGAACTAGCACAAGCTAGCTGGGTTTGTCAACACCGCTCAgtgtcgtcttcttcttcgCTGGTGCTGCAGACTCGCCTCTGTGCTGCCGCCCACTGTCTGTGATACAACAGTACACTCggttgtcagtttattaggtacacttTGCATAAACGAATGCAGTCCAACACAACTGTTCTGTAATaataagtcataataataacagGTATGTTACCTCTTGCAttccatcatttttatttccatgtatGTTTACAAATAAATATCCCTGTGCCATTCGAAAAGCACAATAAATGATAATATTTACTGTCCAAATTgtgttgatattattattttaaattgctCAATTTTACTTAACGCTTGTATGTTTGAGCTTCAGTGTGCAGAGTTTGACACTGGGAGGGTGTTTTCACATCAGCTGACTTTAAATCGTGATGTTGAGACACCTCTTCGATCATAGTTCAGTGTAACTGGCTTATTGTATGTCAGTATGAAAACTGAGAACGGACTTTGCAGTGAAGTAGGAGGCATCTTGTGAACAATATTCTGGGAATTTGTTTGAAGTATGAGCTGATGTCATTTTACCAGAATTTCCTAATTTGAACAATTTCTAATAAAGACACAAATGACTTTTCTGACTCAAAACATATGTGGGAGGAATCTTTAATAGAACAGTACAGTAGCCTAATCCAATAGGCCTACTGCATTTGGCTCATAATACATGTCTTCGACAACACATGTCATTTATAGAAGGGTAGTTAATGAATTAATTATCTGTGATTTCAATGATCATCTAgagaaatttagatttttaagattattattattgttattattattattattatcaacattattattattattattattattagtagtagtagtagtagaagttgTAGTAGTTGCAGTAGTAATAGTGTTTATAACACCCTTGTGTTTAAAGGACGCAAGGTCTTACAAACAAAttattatatactatatatatgtatatacatatttttgaCAAATTAATAATCAATAGCCAGCAGTGGAGGTTT comes from the Hippoglossus stenolepis isolate QCI-W04-F060 chromosome 5, HSTE1.2, whole genome shotgun sequence genome and includes:
- the c5h11orf58 gene encoding small acidic protein codes for the protein MSSPEGRHGTKRPASPDEDGSTQWSAADLGSNERKQKFLRLMGAGKKEHTGRLIIGDHKSTSQFRSGQEDRKMNEQLEMQYQQGMDGKLSGRNRRHCGLGFSEPEPEPDSLPAPPVDNQTEEPEPVKSTSEEEPTDAQDTDCSPVSKEQTSDLAERGSDSRSEEPKPGFKMTFVKSV